A window of the Trichoderma asperellum chromosome 4, complete sequence genome harbors these coding sequences:
- the FAH12 gene encoding Oleate hydroxylase fah12 (TransMembrane:4 (i99-118o130-151i296-314o320-344i)) encodes MASTAVPLPVKASLRRNITDSTESSAAVSPMDSPRPSASSTSLSSMSSVDVNAAKPENFGRLIDTYGNEFKVPDFTIKDIRDAIPKHCFQRSALKGYYYILRDMACLATTFYVFHNYVTPELVPSTPARAGLWALYTILQGLFGTGLWVIAHECGHGAFSDYKTLNDFTGWVLHSALLVPYFSWQISHRKHHAATGNMERDMVFVPRTREEQATRLGKLVHEMSELAEDAPAYTLFMLIMQQLVGWPNYLLTNVTGHNYHERQREGRGKGKHNGAGGGVNHFNPSSPLYENRDAMLIVYSDIGLILAGTALYYLGTTFGWYNLAIWYFIPYLWVNHWLVAITFLQHTDPTLPHYTGEQWNFVRGAAATIDREMGFIGRQLLHGIIETHVLHHYVATIPFYNADEATDAIRPIMGQHYRSDTKDGAIGFIRAMYRSARMCQWVEPSKDAEGAGKGVLFFRNRNGLGTKPLVIPKPE; translated from the exons atggcctccACCGCCGTGCCTCTGCCTGTCAAGGCCTCGCTCCGGCGCAACATCACCGACTCGACCGAGTCTTCTGCCGCCGTCTCGCCCATGGACTCGCCCAGACCGTCTGCGTCGTCAACCTCGCTCTCGTCCATGTCCTCGGTCGACGTCAACGCCGCCAAGCCCGAGAACTTTGGCCGCCTGATCGACACCTACGGCAACGAGTTCAAGGTGCCCGACTTCACCATCAAGGACATCCGCGATGCCATCCCCAAGCACTGCTTCCAGCGATCTGCGCTCAAGGGCTACTACTACATCCTGCGCGACATGGCCTGCCTGGCCACCACCTTCTACGTCTTCCACAACTACGTGACCCCTGAGCTGGTCCCCTCCACGCCTGCCCGTGCCGGTCTCTGGGCCCTGTACACCATTCTCCAGGGCCTCTTCGGCACCGGCCTCTGGGTCATTGCCCACGAGTGCGGCCACGGCGCCTTCTCCGACTACAAGACTCTCAACGACTTCACCGGCTGGGTCCTCCACTCCGCCCTCCTGGTGCCCTACTTCAGCTGGCAAATCTCCCACCGAAAGCACCACGCCGCCACCGGCAACATGGAGCGTGACATGGTCTTTGTGCCTCGCACCCGTGAGGAGCAGGCCACCCGCCTCGGCAAGTTGGTCCACGAGATGTCCGAGCTGGCTGAGGACGCTCCCGCCTACACGCTCTTCATGTTGAtcatgcagcagcttgtcgGATGGCCCAACTACCTGCTGACCAACGTCACCGGCCACAACTACCACGAGCGCCAGCGTGAGGGCCGCGGCAAGGGCAAGCACAacggcgctggcggcggcgtcaaCCACTTCAACCCCTCCAGCCCGCTGTACGAGAACCGCGATGCCATGCTCATCGTCTACAGCGACATtggcctcatcctcgccggcACCGCTCTGTACTACCTCGGCACCACCTTTGGATGGTACAACCTGGCCATCTGGTACTTTATCCCGTACCTCTGGGTCAACCACTGGCTCG TTGCCATCACCTTCCTCCAGCACACCGACCCTACTCTCCCCCACTACACCGGTGAGCAGTGGAACTTTGTCcgtggcgctgctgccaccatcGATCGCGAGATGGGCTTCATCGGCCGTCAGCTTCTGCACGGCATCATCGAGACCCACGTCCTGCACCACTATGTGGCCACCATTCCCTTCTACAACGCCGACGAGGCCACCGATGCCATCCGTCCCATCATGGGCCAGCACTACCGCTCCGACACAAAGGACGGCGCCATTGGCTTCATCCGCGCCATGTACCGCAGCGCTCGCATGTGCCAGTGGGTTGAGCCCAGCAAGGATGCCGAGGGCGCCGGCAAGGGCGTTCTTTTCTTCCGTAACCGCAACGGTCTGGGAACCAAGCCTCTGGTTATCCCCAAGCCTGAGTAA
- a CDS encoding uncharacterized protein (EggNog:ENOG41), whose product MLANILKAAGLASNNTTTQNAVAVLDVGFGCGDQTVALAELIQAPSRPHFRYVGLTLNEVQQQAAQQRLDASLLAMDKSAADNLSFKLFQADAAKPQSWNKAIRTAVDSLSDTAFSERWLLGLDCLYHFSPSRKPIFKHAAQHMDANVMAFDLVLSDDASAWQTLAVRLLGFVLLCPWRTFLTEGQYRQQLVECGYDDGGHIEIRDVSDHVFAGLAGFLQRQHAALSPYGISLTGYTAVGKVYSWLHRTRVLKAAIVVARKKSKSQ is encoded by the coding sequence ATGCTCGCCAACATCTTGAAAGCCGCCGGCCTTGCATccaacaacaccaccacccaaAACGCAGTTGCCGTCCTCGACGTGGGCTTCGGATGCGGCGACCAGACCGTCGCCCTTGCAGAGCTCATCCAGGCCCCATCACGGCCGCACTTCCGCTACGTCGGACTAACTCTGAACgaggtgcagcagcaagcggcGCAGCAGAGACTCGACGCCTCCCTGCTGGCAATGGACAAGAGCGCTGCTGACAATCTGTCGTTCAAGCTCTTCCAGGCAGATGCGGCAAAGCCCCAGTCCTGGAACAAGGCAATCCGCACCGCCGTCGACAGTCTATCAGACACGGCCTTCTCCGAGCGCTGGCTCCTGGGCCTGGACTGCCTCTACCACTTTTCGCCGTCCAGAAAGCCCATCTTCAAGCACGCGGCCCAGCACATGGACGCAAACGTCATGGCCTTTGACCTTGTGCTCAGCGACGACGCATCCGCATGGCAGACCCTGGCAGTCAGGCTGCTGGGCTTCGTCCTGCTCTGTCCGTGGCGGACCTTCTTGACAGAGGGCCAGTACCGCCAGCAGCTGGTCGAATGTGGCTACGACGACGGAGGGCACATTGAGATCAGGGATGTTTCGGACCATGTGTTTGCTGGCCTGGCGGGCTTTTTGCAGAGGCAGCACGCGGCGCTGAGTCCGTACGGGATATCGTTGACGGGGTATACCGCGGTTGGGAAGGTGTATAGCTGGCTGCACCGGACGAGAGTTTTGAAGGCTGCGATTGTTGTTGcgcggaagaagagcaaaagccAATAG
- the CCT2 gene encoding T-complex protein 1 subunit beta (BUSCO:EOG092D1HUK), giving the protein MSFLPTQIFAEGTTEEKGENARLAAFVGAIAVGDLVKSTLGPKGMDKILQSASTGDIMVTNDGATILKSIALDNAAAKVLVNISKVQDDEVGDGTTSVAVLAAELLREAEKLVDKKIHPQTIIEGYRIASQAALKALEESAVDHSKSPEAFRKDLIAIARTTLSSKVLSQDRDQFSQLAVDAILRLKKSSDLSHIQIIKKAGGKLSDSYLDEGFILDKKIGVNQPKRLEKAKILVANTSMDTDKVKIFGARVKVGSTGKLAELEKAEKEKMKAKVEKIKAHGINCFINRQLIYNWPEQLFTDAGIMSIEHADFDGIERLALVTGGEITSTFDHPDQVKLGHCDLIEEVIIGEDTLIKFSGVAAGEACTIVLRGATQQLLDEAERSLHDALAVLSQTVIEPRTTLGGGCAEMLMAKAVEGAATRVEGKKQVAVSSFAIALRQLPTILADNAGLDSGELVARLRKAIYDGLTTYGLDLMTPGGGIADMREVGVIESYKLKKAVVSSASEAAELLLRVDDIIRAAPRRRERM; this is encoded by the exons ATG TCTTTCTTACCGACCCAAATTTTTGCGGAGGGCACCACCGAGGAGAAGGGTGAGAATGCGCGTCTGGCGGCCTTTGTTGGCGCTATCGCGGTGGGAGACTTGGTGAAGAGCACTCTTGGTCCGAAAGGAATGGACAAGATCCTCCAATCTGC TTCTACCGGCGATATCATGGTCACAAACGACGGTGCCACGATCCTCAAGTCAATAGCCCTCGACAACGCTGCCGCCAAGGTGCTGGTCAACATCTCAAAGGTTCAGGATGACGAAGTCGGTGACGGCACGACGTCTGTTGCTGTGCTGGCTGCCGAGCTTCTCAGagaggccgagaagctggTTGACAAGAAGATCCACCCTCAGACCATCATCGAAGGTTACCGGATAGCGAGCCAGGCTGCTCTCAAGGCCCTTGAAGAGTCTGCCGTCGACCACAGCAAGAGCCCCGAGGCTTTCCGAAAGGACCTTATCGCTATTGCACGAACAACCTTGAGCTCCAAGGTACTGTCACAAGACCGGGACCAGTTCTCTCAGCTCGCCGTCGATGCGATCCTTCGACTGAAGAAATCCTCCGATCTCAGCCACATCCAGATCATCAAGAAGGCCGGAGGAAAGCTGAGCGACTCCTACCTGGATGAGGGTTTCATCCTGGACAAGAAAATTGGCGTGAACCAGCCCAAGAGATTGGAGAAGGCAAAGATCCTGGTTGCAAACACGTCAATGGACACAGACAAGGTCAAGATCTTTGGAGCACGTGTCAAGGTTGGCTCAACTGGAAAGTTGgctgagctggagaaggccgaaaaggagaagatgaaggccaAGGTGGAGAAGATCAAGGCCCACGGCATCAACTGCTTCATCAACCGTCAACTCATCTACAACTGGCCCGAGCAGCTCTTTACCGATGCTGGCATCATGTCCATCGAGCACGCCGACTTTGATGGCATTGagaggctggcgctggtcACTGGAGGTGAGATTACCTCTACCTTTGACCACCCCGACCAGGTCAAGCTCGGTCACTGCGATCTGATCGAGGAAGTCATCATTGGCGAGGATACACTGATCAAGTTCTCGGGAGTGGCGGCTGGCGAGGCATGCACCATTGTGCTGCGCGGTGCCACACAACAGCTGctcgacgaggccgagcGAAGTCTTCACGACGCCTTGGCTGTCCTGTCCCAAACTGTCATTGAGCCCAGAACAACGCTTGGCGGTGGATGTGCTGAGATGCTCATGGCCAAGGCTGTTGAGGGTGCGGCTACACGAGTCGAGGGCAAGAAGCAGGTGGCTGTATCTAGCTTTGCAATCGCCCTCCGACAGCTGCCCACTATCCTGGCTGATAATGCTGGATTGGATTCTGGTGAGCTGGTGGCGCGCCTGCGAAAGGCCATCTATGATGGTCTGACCACATATGGTCTCGACCTGATGACTCCTGGTGGCGGCATTGCAGACATGCGAGAGGTTGGAGTCATTGAGAGCtacaagctgaagaaggcggTTGTCTCATCTGCCAGCGAGGCAGCAGAG CTTCTCTTGAGAGTGGATGATATTATTCGGGCTGCCCCTCGGAGACGAGAGCGCATGTAA
- a CDS encoding uncharacterized protein (EggNog:ENOG41~TransMembrane:1 (o6-29i)) — MAAGDFILGFLAGCAAIIVVLALVAFSFIRSGDIYGLGHWKLNAKAPFPSMWMNLGYWTRDDGTPIQHLDEAARNMLANILKAAGLASNNTTTQNAVAVLDVGFGCGDQTVALAELIQAPSRPHFRYVGLTLNEVQQQAAQQRLDASLLAMDKSAADNLSFKLFQADAAKPQSWNKAIRTAVDSLSDTAFSERWLLGLDCLYHFSPSRKPIFKHAAQHMDANVMAFDLVLSDDASAWQTLAVRLLGFVLLCPWRTFLTEGQYRQQLVECGYDDGGHIEIRDVSDHVFAGLAGFLQRQHAALSPYGISLTGYTAVGKVYSWLHRTRVLKAAIVVARKKSKSQ, encoded by the exons atggctgctggagaCTTCATCCTCGGCTTTCTAGCAGGATGCGCGGCCATCATCGTCGTGCTGGCCTTGGtggccttttctttcatcagaTCTGGTGACATCTATGGCCTCGGTCACTGGAAGCTGAATGCGAAGGCGCCGTTTCCATCCATGTGGATGAACTTGGGATACTG GACAAGAGATGACGGCACCCCTATCCAACACCTCGACGAGGCTGCGCGCAACATGCTCGCCAACATCTTGAAAGCCGCCGGCCTTGCATccaacaacaccaccacccaaAACGCAGTTGCCGTCCTCGACGTGGGCTTCGGATGCGGCGACCAGACCGTCGCCCTTGCAGAGCTCATCCAGGCCCCATCACGGCCGCACTTCCGCTACGTCGGACTAACTCTGAACgaggtgcagcagcaagcggcGCAGCAGAGACTCGACGCCTCCCTGCTGGCAATGGACAAGAGCGCTGCTGACAATCTGTCGTTCAAGCTCTTCCAGGCAGATGCGGCAAAGCCCCAGTCCTGGAACAAGGCAATCCGCACCGCCGTCGACAGTCTATCAGACACGGCCTTCTCCGAGCGCTGGCTCCTGGGCCTGGACTGCCTCTACCACTTTTCGCCGTCCAGAAAGCCCATCTTCAAGCACGCGGCCCAGCACATGGACGCAAACGTCATGGCCTTTGACCTTGTGCTCAGCGACGACGCATCCGCATGGCAGACCCTGGCAGTCAGGCTGCTGGGCTTCGTCCTGCTCTGTCCGTGGCGGACCTTCTTGACAGAGGGCCAGTACCGCCAGCAGCTGGTCGAATGTGGCTACGACGACGGAGGGCACATTGAGATCAGGGATGTTTCGGACCATGTGTTTGCTGGCCTGGCGGGCTTTTTGCAGAGGCAGCACGCGGCGCTGAGTCCGTACGGGATATCGTTGACGGGGTATACCGCGGTTGGGAAGGTGTATAGCTGGCTGCACCGGACGAGAGTTTTGAAGGCTGCGATTGTTGTTGcgcggaagaagagcaaaagccAATAG
- a CDS encoding uncharacterized protein (EggNog:ENOG41~TransMembrane:2 (o68-88i129-149o)), translated as MQHQLRPADGRSDRSRVAIIGTGLAGLTTAYLLHQDQQKRYDVTLFEQAPKFSLDAASVTLKNDATGSLERVDIPPRSFCRGYYANLCRMYDHLGVPFQRIQLIWVFAKVSAASQAQIPVAEAAETMPGSYFVYGKRLHELLLISPHFWLRASLQNVLLTFYLAVCHAWFFLACFFLPPRTIQPETYLDVKHSAAKSSKGCESFRQYLDRIWLPQRYVLYYLLPILSIICSCSHAEMLDFPASDVTSFMKGTFLRKTYVAKGGINRVQATLAEGIQDVRLQTRVTKVERVDGGGGVRVRYESMQEGGEKRSSSSEQVFDRVVLAVSPNVAAAIFNPCKPLLSVVPTVPVTSTVLASPNTKVSLVHEKSHVPSGECSYRRGEAQIMAFRTTFSDSIVQTESLHYLSGGLVVRTSPTADVPEVKGTLDTSRFTRTLRTTESRSMVQKAMETKGAGSGNEWVNGKDNVWVVGSWCWDGMVLLEGCVISAMRVAKDLGVQVPW; from the exons ATGCAGCATCAACTCCGGCCAGCAGACGGCCGCAGCGACAGAAGCCGTGTTGCAATCATTGGCACCGGCCTGGCTGGCCTCACAACAGCGTATCTGCTGCATCAGGACCAGCAGAAGCGCTACGACGTGACGCTCTTCGAACAG GCTCCGAAATTCTCCCTCGATGCCGCATCCGTGACGCTCAAGAATGACGCCACCGGCTCGCTCGAGCGCGTGGACATCCCGCCGCGCAGCTTCTGCCGCGGCTACTACGCCAACCTCTGCCGCATGTACGACCATCTGGGCGTTCCCTTCCAGCGCATCCAGCTCATCTGGGTCTTTGCCAAGGTCTCGGCCGCGTCGCAGGCCCAGATCCCCGTCGCCGAGGCCGCGGAGACGATGCCCGGGAGCTACTTTGTCTATGGGAAGCGCCTgcacgagctgctgctcataTCGCCGCATTTCTGGCTCCGGGCGTCGCTGCAGAATGTCTTGCTGACCTTTTATCTGGCCGTCTGCCATGCCTGGTTCTTCCTGGCGTGCTTCTTCCTCCCGCCGCGGACGATCCAGCCGGAGACGTATCTGGACGTGAAGCACTCCGCCGCCAAGAGCAGCAAAGGCTGCGAATCGTTTCGCCAGTATCTTGACAGGATATGGCTGCCGCAGCGCTACGTGCTGTACTACCTGCTTCCCATACTGAGCatcatctgcagctgctcccACGCCGAGATGCTGGACTTCCCGGCCAGCGACGTCACCAGCTTCATGAAGGGCACGTTTCTGAGGAAGACGTATGTTGCCAAGGGGGGGATCAACAGGGTGCAGGCGACGCTGGCGGAGGGAATCCAGGACGTGAGGCTGCAGACGCGAGTCACAAAGGTTGAGCGGGttgacggcggcggtggcgtgCGTGTGCGCTATGAGAGCATGCAGGAGGGGGGTGAGAagcgctcttcttcttccgagCAAGTATTCGACCGTGTGGTGCTTGCTGTGTCGCCAAACGTTGCAGCCGCTATTTTCAACCCGTGCAAGCCGCTGCTCAGTGTTGTTCCCACCGTGCCCGTCACAAGCACAGTCCTGGCCTCTCCAAACACAAAAGTGTCGCTGGTCCACGAGAAGTCCCACGTTCCGTCAGGAGAGTGCTCGTATCGCCGCGGCGAGGCTCAGATCATGGCCTTTAGGACCACCTTCTCCGACAGCATTGTCCAGACCGAATCACTGCACTATCTTTCAGGGGGGCTGGTCGTCAGGACGAGCCCTACGGCAGATGTGCCGGAAGTAAAGGGCACGCTGGACACGTCGAGATTTACCAGGACGTTGCGCACCACCGAGAGCAGGAGCATGGTCCAGAAGGCGATGGAGACGAAGGGGGCCGGTTCTGGCAATGAATGGGTGAATGGAAAGGATAATGTCTGGGTTGTGGGCTCTTGGTGCTGGGACGGgatggtgctgctggagggATGCGTCATCTCTGCGATGCGGGTGGCCAAGGATCTTGGGGTTCAAGTCCCGTGGTAG
- a CDS encoding uncharacterized protein (EggNog:ENOG41): MADMTEATHDVISISSSDDDSDCQIVKVIPSPRGQRKSKMRWQYHARSLRRANKGRKRMARQRNEDAYDDHQDKEPTSKGYTPHSEADLIAVSGDAARNDCSQSVDQSIDPLRFGSMANHSSSHETSDAKAERPEMMRVDPIDPLANRHHTADLGHASMLPPPFPSQRPDPSEQIPQDSEDKQRDIRSRSCSAATLDFERADAQRGDYQGSERDVQGVNTDVLDGQPELLLGGTTNSADCANHPQPFANLANEDGSILPLESLLEESNRDAIKLKEPQDGETGSLRPYKRAPTASRRRLPQVGKRRAWSSIINFAAYEAMPTPLFTQQKETIRSVTYDDMIEERAERKANKE; the protein is encoded by the coding sequence ATGGCAGACATGACCGAAGCAACACACGATGTCATATCCATTTCCTCATCTGACGACGACTCGGACTGTCAAATTGTGAAAGTCATTCCGTCGCCTCGCGGTCAAAGGAAGAGCAAAATGAGGTGGCAGTACCATGCTCGCAGCTTGCGAAGGGCTAATAAAGGGAGAAAGAGGATGGCACGCCAGCGAAACGAAGACGCATATGATGATCATCAAGACAAGGAACCGACATCAAAGGGATATACACCGCATTCCGAGGCAGATTTGATAGCAGTgagtggtgatgctgctcgCAATGATTGCTCCCAAAGCGTGGACCAAAGCATTGATCCATTACGCTTCGGCTCCATGGCCAATCATTCATCTAGTCATGAGACAAGTGATGCCAAGGCGGAAAGGCCTGAGATGATGCGTGTCGATCCGATAGATCCCTTGGCGAATCGACATCATACCGCCGATCTGGGGCATGCGAGCATGTTACCTCCACCATTTCCATCACAAAGACCAGATCCCAGCGAACAGATACCTCAAGACAGCGAAGACAAGCAGCGAGACATTCGTTCCAGGTCTTGCTCTGCGGCGACTCTCGATTTTGAAAGGGCTGATGCTCAGCGAGGGGACTATCAGGGGTCTGAGAGGGATGTTCAGGGGGTTAACACAGATGTCCTTGATGGGCAGCCTGAGCTTTTACTTGGAGGAACGACAAATTCGGCCGATTGTGCCAATCATCCACAGCCATTCGCTAACTTGGCTAATGAAGATGGCTCTATATTGCCCCTGGAATCGTTGCTAGAAGAATCGAATCGAGATGCTATCAAACTAAAGGAGCCTCAAGATGGTGAGACAGGTTCACTACGGCCGTACAAGAGGGCACCAACTGCATCCCGTCGTCGATTGCCTCAGGTTGGGAAGCGGCGAGCATGGAGTTCGATCATCAACTTTGCCGCATATGAAGCTATGCCTACGCCGCTGTTTACTCAGCAGAAGGAGACGATTCGTTCTGTGACATACGACGATATGATTGAGGAGAGGGCAGAGAGAAAGGCGAACAAAGAGTAA
- a CDS encoding uncharacterized protein (EggNog:ENOG41~TransMembrane:2 (o15-33i157-178o)) gives MYDHLGVPFQRIQLIWVFAKVSAASQAQIPVAEAAETMPGSYFVYGKRLHELLLISPHFWLRASLQNVLLTFYLAVCHAWFFLACFFLPPRTIQPETYLDVKHSAAKSSKGCESFRQYLDRIWLPQRYVLYYLLPILSIICSCSHAEMLDFPASDVTSFMKGTFLRKTYVAKGGINRVQATLAEGIQDVRLQTRVTKVERVDGGGGVRVRYESMQEGGEKRSSSSEQVFDRVVLAVSPNVAAAIFNPCKPLLSVVPTVPVTSTVLASPNTKVSLVHEKSHVPSGECSYRRGEAQIMAFRTTFSDSIVQTESLHYLSGGLVVRTSPTADVPEVKGTLDTSRFTRTLRTTESRSMVQKAMETKGAGSGNEWVNGKDNVWVVGSWCWDGMVLLEGCVISAMRVAKDLGVQVPW, from the coding sequence ATGTACGACCATCTGGGCGTTCCCTTCCAGCGCATCCAGCTCATCTGGGTCTTTGCCAAGGTCTCGGCCGCGTCGCAGGCCCAGATCCCCGTCGCCGAGGCCGCGGAGACGATGCCCGGGAGCTACTTTGTCTATGGGAAGCGCCTgcacgagctgctgctcataTCGCCGCATTTCTGGCTCCGGGCGTCGCTGCAGAATGTCTTGCTGACCTTTTATCTGGCCGTCTGCCATGCCTGGTTCTTCCTGGCGTGCTTCTTCCTCCCGCCGCGGACGATCCAGCCGGAGACGTATCTGGACGTGAAGCACTCCGCCGCCAAGAGCAGCAAAGGCTGCGAATCGTTTCGCCAGTATCTTGACAGGATATGGCTGCCGCAGCGCTACGTGCTGTACTACCTGCTTCCCATACTGAGCatcatctgcagctgctcccACGCCGAGATGCTGGACTTCCCGGCCAGCGACGTCACCAGCTTCATGAAGGGCACGTTTCTGAGGAAGACGTATGTTGCCAAGGGGGGGATCAACAGGGTGCAGGCGACGCTGGCGGAGGGAATCCAGGACGTGAGGCTGCAGACGCGAGTCACAAAGGTTGAGCGGGttgacggcggcggtggcgtgCGTGTGCGCTATGAGAGCATGCAGGAGGGGGGTGAGAagcgctcttcttcttccgagCAAGTATTCGACCGTGTGGTGCTTGCTGTGTCGCCAAACGTTGCAGCCGCTATTTTCAACCCGTGCAAGCCGCTGCTCAGTGTTGTTCCCACCGTGCCCGTCACAAGCACAGTCCTGGCCTCTCCAAACACAAAAGTGTCGCTGGTCCACGAGAAGTCCCACGTTCCGTCAGGAGAGTGCTCGTATCGCCGCGGCGAGGCTCAGATCATGGCCTTTAGGACCACCTTCTCCGACAGCATTGTCCAGACCGAATCACTGCACTATCTTTCAGGGGGGCTGGTCGTCAGGACGAGCCCTACGGCAGATGTGCCGGAAGTAAAGGGCACGCTGGACACGTCGAGATTTACCAGGACGTTGCGCACCACCGAGAGCAGGAGCATGGTCCAGAAGGCGATGGAGACGAAGGGGGCCGGTTCTGGCAATGAATGGGTGAATGGAAAGGATAATGTCTGGGTTGTGGGCTCTTGGTGCTGGGACGGgatggtgctgctggagggATGCGTCATCTCTGCGATGCGGGTGGCCAAGGATCTTGGGGTTCAAGTCCCGTGGTAG